The following proteins are co-located in the Macadamia integrifolia cultivar HAES 741 chromosome 3, SCU_Mint_v3, whole genome shotgun sequence genome:
- the LOC122073354 gene encoding snakin-2-like produces the protein MAVVTRVLVASLLLVLSLLLLLQVEADQVRNPTNGTHSPLPKTTTIDCGASCVARCQLSSRPRLCNRACGTCCFRCQCVPPGTSGNYDACPCYANMTTHGNQRKCP, from the coding sequence ATGGCTGTTGTTACAAGGGTTCTTGTTGCTTCGCTACttcttgttctctctcttctccttctcctgcaAGTTGAGGCTGACCAAGTGCGGAACCCCACCAATGGCACACATAGCCCTCTTCCTAAGACAACGACCATAGATTGTGGAGCGTCATGTGTAGCGAGGTGCCAACTATCTTCAAGGCCTCGCTTATGCAACAGAGCTTGTGGGACTTGCTGCTTTAGATGTCAATGCGTCCCTCCAGGCACCTCCGGCAACTACGACGCCTGTCCTTGCTACGCCAACATGACCACCCATGGCAACCAACGCAAATGCCCTTAA